GTAGGGTAAGCACATGGATGATGTGAATATTGGCATACCCATTTTATCATAATAGCTTTGCCTTATGGAGCTTTATAAATGATATGTAATAGTTATATGTCATAATTGTTACTTAATATAAAATTCCTTTTGTATAAAAAATACACGATAAATATTCAtctaatttctttttaagttaagTCAAAATAAAGGTGACCATTCATAGTGTATAAACTAAAAgggataaacaaaaataatttagacCAGGTGTGgcggtgcatgcttttaatcctagtacttgtgACATAGAGACaaaaggatctctgagttagaggccagcctgatctgcatatAGAatccttaactttaaaaaaaaaaaggaaaaaaataaattgattagATCATTTAAATCTATCTGAGAAGAAAGTCTTTATAGAAAGTAAATGAGACTCTTTTCCccttgtggtactggggatcaaagccaggacACTGCAGATGTAGGACAAGCTCACCACTGACCTCGAGCCCCAGCTCTAGAATTcctaaacaatattttaaaggctGTCAATTCACTCgtggaatttattttatttttaactcttagctttttaaaattattaaagtaATGTTAACAAATGTTTTGACTTGAATAAACTTAAAAGGGCTGGTAATACTAAAAACTTGATGAAAATCTTTCAGACAATATCAACCTtgaacataaatttttaaaattctttatagcAGAGCCACAAAAAACCTCCTGTAGACATCTTTAAGCTGTCAAGAACTGGATTCAACTGTAAAACACTAAtgatattttggtttttaaaatcaatttcagatgagcaaaaatgaaatgaaacagccTTTGTCGGGTGTTCTTACCTGATGGCTCCTTTCGCAGAGTGTGACTCTTGTTCTAGCGGGACATGGTGCTGGTTCAGATTAAAAATGATCCTCTAGCACACTGAAATGGTTTCTGCAGCAGAGGAAGTTTATCAATAGCAGTTACAGGAAGTGCAATAAGCCACAAAATGACTAAGAAATGTACTCCTTCAACAGAGCGGATTTTGAAATGGTCTATATAACttaagtgcttttaactgatgTTTGTAAATAAACATTCATTACTCTCCAGTCATATGATTACATAATCTAAATTCTTAGGATAGAGTCCTGCTGAGAAATCATGTATTCTAAGGAGAGCTTTATAGCTACGTGCTCCCCAAAGGGAGATTTTTTATTAGAAGTGAGTGGTGTTTACTTGTATGTATGAGGTTATATGCGTAACCCACAATACTAAAATACCAAAATCAAATTGTTAGAGATTACCTAATTATACTTTGGTTTGTGCTCTGCCTGCACCTTACTTGGGTGTTGCCAACAAGGAGATAGTATTAAAATGCACTGGTTACCATGTGAGGCATCATCTTATCCATTGCTCACAAGGAAACACCACTCACTAGACAGCAGCTCTGTCTTTAGCcccaatattcttttaaaaagaagatctattttcatatatatatgccaCATATGTTTGGATGCCCccaaaggccagaaaaaggtgctggagaagaggatgctggacctcttgaaactgagctgctcttggttgtgagctgcctcccCTCGGATGGTgacactgaacttgggtcctccagaagaataGCAAGCACCCTTTAACTCTTCAGCTAGCGCTCCAGTCTTCCAAAACttctttaaataagaaaagacTAAGCAGAGTGACTTCTGCTGGCCCAGTTAGAACCTGAGGAGACCAGGATGGTGTTGCTCAAGAGTGAGCAGTGCCGGTCATTGGGCAGTGTGCTCATTACCCTGAAGTATGATGGTCACACCAAACCCACTCCACGCAAGAGTTCTGTGGAGGGCCTTGGGCCTGTAGAAAACAAGCATCTGTTGAGAGCCACCGATGGGAAAAGGAAGATCAGCACCGTGGTGAGTTCCAAAGAAGTGAGTGAGCTTCAGATGGCCTGTTGAAACCTCCTGAGAGCTAACATGGATGGGCTGAAGAAGAGGGACAAGAAGAACAAGAGtaagaagaccaagccacacagtGACAGCTGTGGCCATTAGCAACAGCTGGAGGGCGGTTtcctgtgtttgctgcttttgGCGCCCTCTGATGTAACTGTTTTCATGGAAGGGTGGGTCAAGAGAGAAGGGTTGGCTGACCGTAGGGTAGTTGTGGTAAGAAGCTGTTTGTCTTAGATCTTCACTGTATGACTGAATATTCTTAGATTCCAGCCTTATCGTGTCTAGTCACTGTGCATCATTAACTACATTCACACTAGCTCTTTCTTTGCCTACCCTGTTTCTGACAGTAACTACTAACTCTAGAATGATACAGTTACTCAGTGgggtctttttttggggggagccTTGTCTTTGAGACTACTGTAATAGAAAATCTGACAGTTTTATTAAAAGTCATATTATTCTGTGGGTGGGCTTTTTACTTGGTtgtataatttaaagaaaaataattacattaaaaaaaaaagactaagcaaAGTAATTGAAGTATGAGTCTCTCTGGATGAAAGTTTCCCTGCGTAAGTTTCTCCTATCTTCTTTTTCATCTGAAAAGTAGAGACTCTAACCCCTAACTTATTGTGGGATTTAGATACATGTAAATGCCTCTCGGTGCATGGTATAGTAGGTCAGTAAATATCAACACACGGGACTCTTTTCCTGGTCACTGCTAAGGAACATGGGTTATTATGATTTAGTTCTTAACTTGAAGAGACTTACAACTTGGTACAGAAAGAATAACAGAGtgtaataaaaatgttacaaagcaatttttttatttggggagaaagtttgtttatttctgagacagggtgtcatcATGTGAcctagactggtcttgaattttCAGTCTCCTTATTTCAGCCCCcacgtgctggggttacaggtttgtgccaccaccacaccctgttgTTACAAAGTTTTTACTgtagtgtttgtttgcttgtttgtttgttttctagacaggatttctttatgtacccctggctgtcctggaactcgagctgtagactagactggcctcgaactcataggggtctgcctgtctctgcctccccagtgctggcattaaaggtgtatgccaccaccacctgacttaatttgataattttaatttacttttaaattttaggcTAAGATGATAATCATTATATCtaggaatagaaaataaaaatgagggctggagagatggctcagaggttaagagcaccgactgtgcttccagaggtcctgagttcaattcccagcaaccacatggtggctcacaaccatctgtaatcagatctggcgccctcttctgtatacatgataaataaaaataaatctttaaaaaaaaaaaaaaaaaaaaaaaagttttaaaaaaaaaaaaagtttaaaaaaaaaataaataaaaatggtttaGTTCAAAATTAACTTGGGAAATTTTGAAGCTGTAGACATCGTTAACCACTCTTTTTCATAAACTCCAAATAGGAGTATCATTCTCAGGATATATGCTTAAAAACCAAGTATTGAGTAATAAAGTTTACATATTCCTGTAGTACATAAaagtattctgttttgtttgaaaatatttgaCCAATATGTTTAATATGAAAGTAATTTCTTAGTCAATTTCTTGCCTTTAGAaaaaggttgttttgttttaatttcctctGACAAGTAAGTATTTGTCTATAACAGTTATCTCAAGGAAGATAACTGAGTTATCACTCTACCACTCAACCTCAGATATTTAATTTGCATGAAATGGGAGCTTTGCCCATAGTTGTGTCCAATCTGGGCTGTTTTACTCTTGAAAAGACAACCAGAATCTGGCTTGaggatgcatgcctataatctcatcacttgggaggtagagcaggAGGCTCAAATGTCTTGGAGATCATTAAACATAGTGacgttgaggccagcctgagttacagaatacccttcacaaaaacaaaaaaccctcactcCACCCACTTACCCCCAAAAGCAAAAGAACtagaacaaagaaacaagaagagataataagagaaataaattaaTAGTGTACCCTGATCTTTGTGTTTCTCATACttgactttttcattttgttgacaTTTTGATTTATCTGGTGTAATATTATGATTTACTTTTTAGGGGATGagcttctcttttttttaagctAGTAGTAAATTGCTAAGAAAATTGATCTCttaagttaagagcactggctgctcttccagaggaccaagtgAATTCCACCACCTACATGGCACCTTACtccgtaactccagtcccagagaggatctgatgccctcttcttgcctctgtgggcacatgtagtgcatagacacacatgtagtgCATAGACGCACATGTAGAAAACCCATACACCcatacaaaacactcatacacattaagaAAGCAAATAAACTTGATGTCATATGCCCCTCAACATATGGTTTATTTAAAGATGTAGCCTAGTTATTTAAAGTAACAGAACTTGACAAAAGTGAATGTGATAGTCAAGGAGAATACCATCTAAGTAGTTAGGAAAAAATACCCAGTACTTGACTGGGAACTTAGTCCATTGTAACTGTAATCAGAAGTAGGAGATAGGAATTAGGTATtggtattacatttttaaaatttgattctgGCTGGGCAGTTGTggccagcactcagggggcagaggcaagcgtatctcagtgagttcaaggccagcgtggtctgcaaattgagttccaggacagccaggactgttacacagagaaaccctgtcttgaaatgcccccccccccaatttgatTCTGATATGTAGCCAGGATGAATGATTAATCAagagggactggagggatggctcagcagttaagggcacttgctgctcttacagaggacccaggttctattcccaaaACCCatctggcaactcacaactgtttgtaactccagttccaggggatccgacaccctttTCTGTCCTCTAAGGGTActtactgcatgcatgtgatgaacaaacatacatgtaggcaagacactcacttaaaataaaaaaatcgtctctagatctttttaaaaaggagcatactgctcttgcataggacctgggttcagttcccagcactcacatcaggtgcttcataattacctgtaactccaactccaaagggGGATACCTGGATTCTGTGAACAGCTgtgctcacacatgtacacacacacacaaaattaaaaatctatttatatGTAGCCTTCTGCTGTAGATGTGAATCTCAtcttttttagttgttttgtttttcctatttttataatgtattttaggACAGCGTTAATGCAAGATACACGGTCAGCTTTCATTTATTGTAcaaaatttaagttttaattttttttttttttttttttttttttttttttttttttttttttttttggtatttcgagacagggtttctctatgtagctttgcgcctttcctggaactcacttggtagcccaggctggcctcgaactcacagagatccgcctgcctctgcctcccgagtgctgggattaaaggcgtgcgccaccaccgcccggccaagttttaatttattatttatagtaGCAAAGCACTTTGTCTTGTGCCATATGTAAAGGTAAAGAGAAATAGCCTAATATTAGCTGTGCTGAGATACAAACTGGTATGTATGCGTTCTACCTCATCCAGTGAGAACGTACTGTTGCATTACACagttcaattctacatatcaggaATTTGACTTCTAGGCAATATGGCATCTGCTTGGCTCTAAGGACTTAATATAACTTGTCCAATTCAAGTACATTCAGACAGAGATCACCTATTGCTGAACAGGAGTATTTAGTTACCTCTTGTTATTTCTGTTAGTTTCTTCAGctgctgttttatttactttttaaaaaatacgaAGTGTGAAACAGAAATGCAGTTTTAAGTAACTTCAGCACGTCAGATTTTTTGATCAGACTTCTGAACAAACATTGGTGTGAAACACCAGCAGCCAGCTTTATTTTCAGCCCAGCCTTCCTCATTGCTGCTTTGCATTTCCCTTTCCAAACGCGTGGCCTAGTTGAGGTTTTCAGTTCCGTCTTCATGCTTCCTTTCCCTGGTAGCTGTGAGCACACCAGTAGATTGCATCAGGAGCTTGGAGTTGGTGAGCTCTTGCGCTCTTTTCCAAGTGTCCGATTCAGCAGTCCAGAGCCCACTGCTTGCCAGAAAGTCACCGTTGCTCCGAGGCTGGCGCTTGCCTACTTGTTTTGACCTTCTGAGAGATGAGACTTTATTTGCCAGAACCACAGTTGATAGAAATAGAAGAGTACAGATAAGGAAAAGCACAGCGATTACAATTAAGCAAATCAGCATGGTcatgttgctgttgttttcctcACAGACATCCTTTTGAAAAGTTTCCCCATGACTTTTGCTTGTGCTGTCAACGATCGCTGTGGTTGGAGAGCCGTTTTTGAAGACATGGGGTCCGGAGGGCTTTGGTGTAGATGTAGGGGCTGCAGACACAGGAGGAGATGGTACCAGCGTGTCTGTAGAACTCACTCCGTGACCCGCTGCAGGGCTTGCAGGGGATGTGCTCGTCTCCCTTTGATGTCTGCTCGTGCTGTTTTGATTAACAGAGCCCCAAGCTGTGATGTTGTTAGCCCACAGATGTGTGTAGTTTGCTTTTGTTCCTGGAGACAAGGAACACACTGTTGTCAAGAGGAAAACAAGATAAAGGTACTGTCCTGTGTGCTCCATGCCCACGGGTACACTGGTATCTGTTGAGATAGCAATAGCAATCATTAGTTTGTGGGAGAATAGTGACTGGTGAGTGGAGTTATGGGTAGCACGGGGGAATCAGAAATCCATGCCTACCATTTGCTATTGGATTCTTCCCAAATGaagtttttcctttcatttttttaactgatTCCCATTCCTGTTCTTagattatatataaacatttaaattttgttgTACATTTTGATGCTGTAAGTTAGCATTACAAATATCTCTTAACCGTTTTTAACTGTATACCATAGCTTTACATATCTTCCTATTAAGGACGTGTCATAGACCTCAGCTTGGAGGCAACTGCTTCTGCTTCTTTGTTTATGATTCCTCATTTAAGGCTCTTTCTTACTGAAATGTCCACCCTCTGAGTTGCACGTCCTCATCTTGAAGTAAAGGAGAACTTGGCCTTGAAAGTTTTGTTTCAAGTATAAAAAGAAGTTGCAAGTGGCTTTTttgtgggagagggagggtggtGTTTTGTAGAGACTTAAAGCAAGTAGGAATTGGAAGTGCTGTTGGGCCTTTGCAGTTGGGACTTTAGAGCAGCCTTAGAATCTCGACCTAGCATTTGTGAGTGCGGCTGTATGCTTATCCCACCTCAAGTGCCTTAGCTGACAGTGACTCTCCAAATAGCAGAGGCAGAATTGTCCTTTCAACCTAGAAATCAAGAAGAACAAAAGATTTCTTCTGGACTCAGAGTTCTACAAAAGGCAGCTACCTTTGTTGTCATTGTATAACTGGCATTCTCCCCACACCCTCATTTTGACACAAATCTgcaaaagaaattagaaagaaaaatttttaaaaattggtcaGCTGACTGTTGGTCTTAGAATACAGTGGCAGGCTGTGAGCGGCTTGTCTTCACATTAGAAGACTGAGATTCCACAACCAGGATACAGccgtgtggtggtgcatgcccagcACTCATACCTCTCCCTCACCCCCCAAAAATTGAAATTCTGTTTTGGGCTCAGCTTCCTAGAAGCCAGTACATAAAAGGACTGTTATCGGCCATCTGCTTAGAGATCTCACTGGGACTGTCATTTCTGTCTCAGGTACAGCAAGAGACATTTAGCACCTTTAGTGAAGTGAGTTTCTTTGCTTTAAAAGATtagcctacttctgcctcctgagtcctaggatCCAAggcattcatgtgtgcatgtgtgcatgtgtgcatgtgtggccaGGCCCAGCTAAGGTATTTATAATACTATGGCAGTTCTCCAGAGCAACTCTTGAGACAGTGTTTTATTCAGAGAATAAATGTGAGGAGACTTAGAGCAAATACTAGATTGTTCTAAGACTTAATGAATGGAATTATCTTGTTAAGAACCCTGTGTGTTTTATAGATGTTTTCACACTTGAATGTGTGAAGGGAGTCTTTCTTCAGGTCTAGGGTAGGGCCTGAGATTCTGTTTCTAAACCACTCTAAGTGGCACAGATGCCACTCTGCCAGTCATCCTTGAGCAGGGAGGTTTTCTGTGGGATAGTATATGCCATTAAACACTATCATCGGAATGTAGTGAAGCACGCACATTGAGACTCACAGGTGTACTAAGTTGCACAGACAAAAATAGCATATAGAAATAATGCTAACTGTAAAGTAACTTGTGAATTAAGTTTACACTGAGTggagaggggaaaaaacaaaacctgtgcCTAATGTTGTGGGATCCAGATCACTATTGGGATTATGACTATTGGTAGACGCTTCAAGATACAGTGCACTGACTTTTATGTAATAGTATTCAGCTTCAATCTTCAAGTTGAATGATAGGATTCTCTGGATACTTTATGAGTTGTTCACAAAAAAGAAGCACTTTAAATTGGGTTATTAAGAAATGTCTATCCTTTTCTACCAGAGTAGATTTATACATTCAATGTTACAATGACTTCAAGTATGTTATTCTAATCACATTAGTTCAGTCACAGTGCAGTATAAATCACTGTATTCTACATGCTAGCAGTGTACCACGGGACAGATAATAGGCCTGCTGTTGATTGTCTTCAGCCAGATGTGCTGCCATGCCCCAGTAAACAAGCTGCTGACAAAATGAGACTTTCTCTTATACTCACAAATGCCTAAGAACAGAGGATTGTTCCAAATCTCTGTTTTATGCCCTGAAGACCAGGTTGGGTTAGCAAGGTTTtggctttcttgttttgttttttgtctcatCATTTTTAGTCACATTTATACTGCCTAAGCTCTAGTAAAGAGAAATGTATTtctctaattaaaacaaaaaaacaaaaaaaacaattgaAGCTGTTCAACTCATTTGAGTCCATACTCAGGTCCTTCCTCATTCTCCTTTAAAACTTCATATTAATAATGATTAATATTCCTAG
This Peromyscus maniculatus bairdii isolate BWxNUB_F1_BW_parent chromosome 8, HU_Pman_BW_mat_3.1, whole genome shotgun sequence DNA region includes the following protein-coding sequences:
- the Evi2a gene encoding protein EVI2A, with translation MEHTGQYLYLVFLLTTVCSLSPGTKANYTHLWANNITAWGSVNQNSTSRHQRETSTSPASPAAGHGVSSTDTLVPSPPVSAAPTSTPKPSGPHVFKNGSPTTAIVDSTSKSHGETFQKDVCEENNSNMTMLICLIVIAVLFLICTLLFLSTVVLANKVSSLRRSKQVGKRQPRSNGDFLASSGLWTAESDTWKRAQELTNSKLLMQSTGVLTATRERKHEDGTENLN